In the genome of Candidatus Angelobacter sp., the window TGAGAACGCGATGGCATTGACGTTGCCGCGGTGCCCTTCGAGCGCCTGCACGACGGCGTGCGTCTCGGCGGAGCGCAGTTCGACCTCGCCGTAACGCGCGGCGGCGACCAGTTTGCGGGCGGGCGAATAGGCGATGGCGTTGACCGGATTGCGCGGCGGAACTTTGGGTTCGATTCTCGGCACGACCAGTTCCTTCGGTTTGAATTCGGCCGGCGGTTTGGCGCCGGCGTCAATCCACGCGCGGATGAGCGCGATCTCCTCGGGCTTGAGTTTCTCGCGTTTTTTCCCCGGCGGCATGATCAGTTTCTTGCCGTCCTTTTCGACGCGGCCCTCGATCATGCGCACGAGCAGGCTTTCGTCGCTTTTTCCCGGCACAATCACCGCGCCGCCCTCGCCTCCCTTCATCAGCAGTTCGTGCGTCTCCATGATCAGCTTCGCCTCCGGCTCGGTCGAGCCGTGGCAATCGAGACAGTGCTGCGTGAAGATGGCTTCGACCGCGGAATAATCCACAGGCTCCGCGACAAGCAACCTTGCGGTAATCGAGGTGAAGCAAACGCAGGCACCCGCCAGAAGCGACAGAACCCTCGCCGGGCTCGCGTGTTGAAGCGGGCTGAATCCCGCGCTCTGCGGCGCGGCGCTTACGCCGCTCGGCGCGCGGCGGTGATGCGCAAGCGACGGGCGTGGTCCGCAACATTCCACGGGTGGCATCATACTCCGGGCAACCGGGTGCTCTTGTTGTCGCGGTTCAAATGAGAGAACGCCTCGGCGGCGGCGACGCCGGCTTCGCGCCCGCGCCATTGGGCGATGAATTCGTGGTGCTGTTTCCAGATGCCCTGGCCGTCCTGGCTCGCGTGCGCGAACAGCGCGGACTTTTTCTTTTCGAGCACTGGCGTGATGTCCACGTAGGTGTTGGGCGCGAAGCCCTGGGTCTGGCTGCCGCTGTTCACCTCGAAGAAATAAAGATGCGGTTTTCGAGGCAGCGCCATGCACGCGCGGATCGCGCACATGCTGGCAACCTGATGGTCCATGTGCGTGTCCACCGGCCAATGCGTGAAAACCAGGTCCGGCGCTTCAGCAGCGAGAAGCTTTTGAAGTTCGTCCACGCGCGTTCGCGTGAAGTCCGCCGTGCCATCAATCTGGCCGGCAAAAACCGCTTTGGCGCCGATGATTTTGCAGGCCGCTTCGCATTCGGCTGTCCGGATTTTTGCGGCTTCGTCCAGCGACTTGCCCTGAATCCCGCGCTCGCCGCGCGTGAGGTAAATGACGGAGACGGCGTGGCCCTGTTCCGAGTAACGCGCCAACGTCCCGGCGCAACCCGATTCGGGATCGTCCGGATGCCCGCCGACACAAACGACCTTGAGCTTGCGCGCCACGCCTGAATCAAATTCGGCTGCGCCGAGTGGAAGCGCGGCGGCCAGCAATGTCGGCGTGGCGAGAACCACTGACTGTTTTACAAAATCGCGCCGAGGGAAAACTGGAATGTTCATCGAGGCCATTCAGGAAAATGCGCCAATTGATACAAATCAAGTTACAGGTTCATAGCGGATAACTTTTCCCAGCCATTCCGGCATCCCGGTCGTCCTAGGGAGTTTTACAACCCCGTAGCTGGTTTTAAGCGGCTTCACGGGGTCAAAGAAATGTAGAAAAAAGACCATGCGCAAAAAATTTCCTGCAGGACGGACGTACTCCGAAATAATTGAAGTGCCATCGGCTGACAGATACCTTTCTTCATAGGCGGCTTGATCGGAATCGGGTTGTTCGAAGTCGCCGACGGAGTAGTTCTCATCCGCATTTTCGATTGTCAGCTCAATGAGCACAGCCGAGGACAACTCTTTGAACACTACTGGCTCCGCTCTGCGTCGAGCTTGAGCACTGTATGAATCAATCGGATACTTCAAGTCTAAAGCTTCTTTCACCAGCGCGGGATCGACGTTCAGCTTATAAATCCCGACCACATGAACTTTGGGCTGTGAGTTCATCTTCAAATCTTCAATGATTAAACAAAAACTCTTTGCTGCTGAGCAGCGCCCAATACATGTCCTCGACCAGCGGACGTTGTTCGGAATTCTTCGCATCCGCGAGGGTCTTCAGTATTGCCGCCTTCTCCTCTTTCGTCGGGTAACGCGACAGGACGCCGAGGTAGGCTTCTTCGATCAGTTTCTCCGATGACGATTTTTCGCCCAGTTCTTTCGCGATCGCGTTGTCCTTCGCCATCAGTTTCTCGTTGATTGAGTCGCCGTTGGCGATGTGCAGCACCTGCGCGACGTTCGGTTCGGCGGTGCGTTCGCAGGCGCACGTCTTCTCGCGATCAGGACGGCCGAACGTCTTCAGGAAGTAGGAAGCGATCTTCGTGTCCGGAAGCTGGATGGCGCGCAAGCCGACCGGATACTTCTCGCCGAGGCCGCGGTTCTCGTTGCGCAGGTCGGTGCGAAACTCGGTCGGCACGCCGGTCACCTGCGAATAGGCGTCGAGCAACACCTCGGCCATGAGGCGGCGCGGGTAATAGCGCGAGTAGAAGCGGGTGTCGGCCTTGTTCTCGGGCAACGATTCGCTGCTGCGTTGATACGTTTCCGATTGAAGGATCGCGCGCATCAGCGCCTTGAGGTCGAACTTCCCGTCGGCGAGATAATTCGCGGCGGCAGTCAGTAGTTTTTCATTGCTGGCCGGGTTGGTCACGCGCAGGTCGTCCACGGGATCAATCACACCGACGCCGAAAAAGTTCGCCCAGATCCGGTTCGCGATCGAGCGGGCGAAGTAAGGATTGTCCCGCGAAGTGAGCCAGTCGGCGAGCGCTTCACGGCGGTCGCGCGGATCGTCGAGTGGCAGCGGCTTGCCGTCGAGCGGCGTGGGCGGCTGCGCCTTGCCGGTGAGGGGTTGCACGATGTCGCCGTGGTCCGCGACGAAGATGATTTCGTCGTCGTCCTTGCCGGTCTTGGCGCGGACGCGGGCGAACAGGTTGGCGAAGCGGTAATATTGTTCGTTGGTCCACTTCTCCATCGGATGATTGTGGCACTTCGCGCAGGCGACGGACATGCCGAGGAACGCCTGAGTGGTCGTCTCAGCCATGGAGCGCGGGTCCTCGTGAAGCACGAAGAAATTGCCGGCGCCGTTTTCGAGCGTGCTGCCCTGGGCGGTGACGATCCTGCGGACAAACACGTCCCACGGCGTGTTGGCGGCGACGTTGTTTCGGATGAACCGGTAGTAACTCCACATCGCCGCCGGCTTCAGGCGTTTGCTGGAGACCAGCAGCAGATCGGACCATTTGTAGGTCCAGTAATCGACGAACTCGGGCCGCTGAAGCAACGAGTCGATGAGCCGGTCGCGTTTGTCTTTCGATTTCCCGTCGAGAAACGCGCGGACTTCCTCCGCAGTCGGCAGCGTTCCAATCGTGTCGAGGAACGCGCGGCGGATGAACTCCGCGTCGTTGCAACGGGGCGACGGCGGCAGGTTCAATTCGCGCAACTTCTCCAGCGCGAGATCATCAATGAAGTTGCGCTTCGGCGCTTTGGTGAAGATGGACGGTGAAACTTTGTTCGTGAACGACACGGTGACGGTGGCGACGGCGATGCGGCTGAGATACCACGCGGTGATGGCGCCTTCGCCGTTGCCGACGACGGTGACCTTGCCGTCTTCGCCGACGTTGGAGACCGTTTCGTTCGCCGAGGTGTATTTGGCCCAGCGCGTCACGTCTTCCGAATGGCCATCGCTGAAATAGGCCAGCACGGTCAGTTGTTGCGTCGCGCCGTTTTTCAGGGTCGTGTGGTCCGGCCGGACTTCGATGCGCTGGATGCGCGGGTCGTCAGGTTTGGGGCCGGGGGCGCCGGCGGCGATCCATTGAGAAAGGATTTTGTATTCGAGCGAGTTCACCTCGAAGCGTTGTCCGCCTTTGTGCGGCACAGTTCGGGTGGGTTTGATCAACATCAGACTGCGGCCGGGATCGGACGGGACAATGCGGCGTCCGCGCGCGTTGCGGGTAAGCGCGAGGTAATCGCCTTCGTCATCGAAGCCGCGCAGGGACAGTTTGAAGCCGTTCTGTCCGGCGGCCGCGCCGTGGCAGGCGCCGGAACTGCAGCCGAATTTGGCGAGCACGGGCTGGACATGGTTGCGGAAGGTGATGTTGGTGAGCGCGACCGAGTCGGCGTCGGCTGCCTTTGCGGAAAGAGCCAGGAGAAGGCCGC includes:
- a CDS encoding PIG-L deacetylase family protein is translated as MNIPVFPRRDFVKQSVVLATPTLLAAALPLGAAEFDSGVARKLKVVCVGGHPDDPESGCAGTLARYSEQGHAVSVIYLTRGERGIQGKSLDEAAKIRTAECEAACKIIGAKAVFAGQIDGTADFTRTRVDELQKLLAAEAPDLVFTHWPVDTHMDHQVASMCAIRACMALPRKPHLYFFEVNSGSQTQGFAPNTYVDITPVLEKKKSALFAHASQDGQGIWKQHHEFIAQWRGREAGVAAAEAFSHLNRDNKSTRLPGV
- a CDS encoding DUF1549 domain-containing protein — translated: MSLSRYFACFAGGLLLALSAKAADADSVALTNITFRNHVQPVLAKFGCSSGACHGAAAGQNGFKLSLRGFDDEGDYLALTRNARGRRIVPSDPGRSLMLIKPTRTVPHKGGQRFEVNSLEYKILSQWIAAGAPGPKPDDPRIQRIEVRPDHTTLKNGATQQLTVLAYFSDGHSEDVTRWAKYTSANETVSNVGEDGKVTVVGNGEGAITAWYLSRIAVATVTVSFTNKVSPSIFTKAPKRNFIDDLALEKLRELNLPPSPRCNDAEFIRRAFLDTIGTLPTAEEVRAFLDGKSKDKRDRLIDSLLQRPEFVDYWTYKWSDLLLVSSKRLKPAAMWSYYRFIRNNVAANTPWDVFVRRIVTAQGSTLENGAGNFFVLHEDPRSMAETTTQAFLGMSVACAKCHNHPMEKWTNEQYYRFANLFARVRAKTGKDDDEIIFVADHGDIVQPLTGKAQPPTPLDGKPLPLDDPRDRREALADWLTSRDNPYFARSIANRIWANFFGVGVIDPVDDLRVTNPASNEKLLTAAANYLADGKFDLKALMRAILQSETYQRSSESLPENKADTRFYSRYYPRRLMAEVLLDAYSQVTGVPTEFRTDLRNENRGLGEKYPVGLRAIQLPDTKIASYFLKTFGRPDREKTCACERTAEPNVAQVLHIANGDSINEKLMAKDNAIAKELGEKSSSEKLIEEAYLGVLSRYPTKEEKAAILKTLADAKNSEQRPLVEDMYWALLSSKEFLFNH